The following proteins come from a genomic window of Patescibacteria group bacterium:
- a CDS encoding aminopeptidase: MDAHELRRVLEIQRDLYLKPGDKILVVLVESLAHAPITNVLQDYDFDIALIPMVERPGQDYEVDEKLLDGKTVGWLITNISVSHSPATKRMLDKGMFLISNPGITPDWLAILNPANREPCQKNAKAILNAIGGDIGGKFHIIANDGTDLWLKVPNKNWHIEAGGREGIGTNGTYGELTTAPYWAEGTLVLRPGDFLTNPINRVNEKIVLTIHTNRVVEIKGGSQFETLTKMLEEPNDPKAFQLGEFAFGLNPGKPEKLYRSVVAEKRLGGIHIAIGTNSICLKEDCPEISKFKYGRYTAGVHIDCIKFGASVFFEPEAPTRTILEKGILMI; this comes from the coding sequence ATGGATGCTCACGAACTGAGAAGAGTGTTAGAAATACAGAGAGATCTCTACTTAAAACCAGGGGATAAGATTCTGGTTGTCCTGGTAGAAAGTCTCGCCCACGCTCCTATCACAAATGTTCTTCAGGATTATGATTTCGATATTGCTTTAATTCCTATGGTTGAACGACCTGGTCAAGATTACGAGGTTGACGAGAAACTTCTGGACGGAAAAACAGTCGGATGGCTTATTACTAACATTAGTGTGAGCCACTCCCCAGCAACTAAGAGGATGCTTGATAAAGGGATGTTCCTTATTTCCAATCCTGGCATTACGCCAGATTGGCTAGCTATACTTAATCCAGCCAATAGAGAGCCCTGTCAGAAAAACGCCAAAGCCATCTTAAACGCTATTGGCGGAGATATTGGTGGTAAATTTCACATTATTGCCAATGACGGAACTGACCTTTGGTTAAAAGTTCCCAACAAAAACTGGCATATAGAGGCAGGTGGCCGAGAAGGTATAGGAACCAATGGTACTTATGGGGAGCTTACGACTGCTCCTTACTGGGCAGAAGGAACTTTGGTGCTACGGCCAGGTGATTTCCTTACCAATCCCATCAACAGAGTAAATGAGAAAATTGTTCTGACAATCCATACTAACCGTGTCGTGGAGATTAAGGGTGGATCACAGTTTGAAACTCTCACAAAAATGCTGGAAGAACCGAATGACCCAAAAGCTTTCCAATTAGGAGAATTCGCTTTTGGTCTTAATCCTGGAAAGCCGGAAAAACTTTATCGTTCTGTTGTTGCGGAAAAGCGTTTGGGAGGAATACATATTGCTATTGGAACCAATAGTATATGTCTGAAAGAAGACTGTCCTGAAATCAGCAAGTTCAAGTACGGACGCTACACTGCAGGAGTTCACATTGATTGCATCAAATTTGGAGCATCTGTGTTTTTTGAACCCGAAGCTCCAACAAGAACAATCCTGGAGAAAGGAATCTTGATGATCTAA
- the rnpA gene encoding ribonuclease P protein component has protein sequence MLPARNRLKKKKDFERVFKEGQGFKQGFLYLKIKKNNLKSSRFGFIVSKKFSPKATIRNKIKRRLRELVKIKLPEIKKGIDGIIIIIPGLEATDFHELEKIVNKLFEKAGLYEN, from the coding sequence ATGCTACCAGCAAGAAATCGCCTCAAAAAAAAGAAGGATTTTGAAAGAGTTTTTAAAGAAGGGCAAGGTTTTAAACAAGGTTTTTTATATTTAAAAATTAAAAAAAACAATCTTAAATCAAGCCGTTTTGGTTTTATAGTCAGCAAAAAGTTTTCCCCAAAAGCTACAATTAGAAATAAAATAAAAAGAAGATTAAGAGAATTGGTTAAAATAAAATTACCCGAAATTAAAAAAGGAATAGACGGAATAATAATAATTATACCAGGGCTTGAGGCAACAGATTTCCACGAATTAGAAAAGATAGTAAATAAACTTTTTGAGAAAGCGGGACTTTATGAGAATTAA
- the rpmH gene encoding 50S ribosomal protein L34 — protein sequence MSITYQPKRKKRKRTHGFRARTKTKSGRRILKRRRKKKRKKLTV from the coding sequence ATGTCTATCACTTATCAGCCAAAAAGAAAAAAAAGAAAAAGAACCCATGGTTTCAGGGCGCGGACAAAGACAAAGTCGGGTAGGAGAATATTAAAAAGACGGAGAAAGAAAAAAAGAAAGAAGCTTACTGTGTAA
- the dnaA gene encoding chromosomal replication initiator protein DnaA yields the protein MTNEELWQTVLAQIQLNISQANFATWFKNTEIVSQKDGEVVVLVPNSFAKEWLENKYNKTILKILYNLNEEIKEVKYTVGKTRLRILKRIPMVLPETDQLEFQEFKVNKETNLNPRYTFDSFVVGPFNELPHAAAIAVSKNPGFVYNPLFVYGGVGLGKTHVLQAIGNEAVKNFKKKKVKYVPSEKFTSEVVSAIRNHQIEPFKSKYRAIDVLIIDDIQFLAGKEKTQEEFFHIFNVLYENNKQIVLSSDRPPKAIHALAERLRSRFEGGMIADISIPDFETRMAILKTKAQEKKVDFSEEVYQYIASVIQKNIRELEGALNRLIIYQKLNNQKPDLEVAKTLLKNLLSSPVKITTPKKIIQMVAEFYDLKEKDLLTSSRKKEIVRPRQIAMYLLREELKSSFPFIGRKFNGKDHTTAIHSYKKVLKELEKNKKLEEEIHLIKERIFSG from the coding sequence GTGACCAATGAGGAGCTTTGGCAGACAGTACTTGCCCAAATCCAATTGAATATTTCCCAGGCCAATTTTGCTACCTGGTTTAAAAATACCGAAATTGTTTCTCAGAAAGATGGAGAGGTTGTTGTTTTAGTACCAAATTCTTTTGCTAAAGAATGGTTAGAAAATAAATATAATAAAACCATCCTTAAAATCTTATATAATTTAAATGAGGAAATTAAAGAAGTTAAATATACAGTTGGTAAAACCAGGCTAAGAATTCTAAAAAGGATTCCAATGGTTTTGCCGGAAACTGACCAACTTGAATTCCAAGAATTTAAAGTAAATAAAGAAACTAATCTTAATCCCCGTTATACTTTTGATTCTTTTGTGGTCGGTCCCTTTAACGAATTACCTCACGCTGCCGCTATTGCAGTTTCAAAAAATCCCGGCTTTGTTTATAACCCCCTTTTTGTTTATGGAGGGGTGGGATTAGGAAAGACCCATGTTTTACAAGCCATTGGAAATGAAGCTGTCAAAAATTTCAAAAAGAAGAAAGTAAAATATGTTCCCTCTGAAAAATTTACTTCAGAAGTGGTCTCAGCAATTAGAAATCACCAAATAGAACCGTTTAAATCAAAATATAGGGCAATTGATGTTTTGATTATTGACGATATTCAATTTTTAGCTGGAAAAGAAAAAACCCAAGAAGAATTTTTCCATATTTTTAATGTTTTGTATGAGAATAATAAGCAAATCGTTCTTTCTTCAGACCGTCCCCCAAAAGCTATTCATGCCTTAGCTGAGAGATTAAGGTCAAGGTTTGAGGGAGGAATGATAGCAGATATTAGTATTCCTGATTTTGAAACAAGGATGGCCATTTTAAAAACTAAAGCCCAAGAAAAAAAGGTAGATTTCTCTGAGGAGGTTTATCAATATATTGCTTCTGTTATTCAAAAAAACATTAGGGAATTAGAGGGCGCCTTAAACCGTTTAATTATTTACCAAAAATTAAACAATCAAAAACCTGACCTTGAAGTAGCTAAGACTCTTCTAAAAAATTTACTTTCTTCTCCAGTCAAAATAACTACGCCAAAAAAAATAATTCAAATGGTGGCAGAATTTTATGATTTAAAGGAAAAGGACCTCTTAACTTCTTCGCGGAAAAAAGAAATCGTTAGACCTCGCCAAATAGCAATGTATTTATTAAGAGAAGAATTAAAAAGCTCCTTTCCTTTTATTGGAAGAAAATTTAATGGAAAAGACCATACCACTGCTATTCACTCGTATAAAAAAGTCCTGAAAGAATTAGAGAAAAATAAAAAACTGGAAGAAGAAATTCATTTAATAAAGGAGAGAATATTTAGTGGTTAG
- the dnaN gene encoding DNA polymerase III subunit beta, whose translation MKLLILQEKLKEGLSVVERVSSKSLTLPILNNILISTEKNFFNLSATDLETGINWWVLTKIEKEGKITIPSHLFSNFISLLPNKKINLEVKNNTLFIECENYKTQIKGLSADEFPIIPKISKEESISIESFPLCQSLNQVTDIVLPSTTRPEISGVYFSFQKNLITIAATDSFRLGEKKIFLKNNSSLKKEYSLILPQKTAKEIVNVFGEKKGELKMYFSPNQVMFEYLMPETPHPQIQLVSRLIEGEYPNYQEIIPKKHTTQLRLDKNEFLNQIKTASLFSGKINEVKIKVEPKEKKIEIFSQSPEIGEYQSSVPGKIKGEPVKISFNHRFLLDGLLNIKSSEILFEFNGDSGPGVLKPVGDETYIYVVMPIKTT comes from the coding sequence ATGAAACTACTAATTTTACAAGAAAAACTAAAAGAAGGTTTAAGTGTTGTTGAAAGGGTCTCTTCAAAATCTTTAACTCTTCCTATTTTAAATAATATTCTAATATCAACAGAAAAAAATTTCTTTAATTTGTCTGCTACTGATTTAGAAACAGGAATAAACTGGTGGGTTCTAACTAAAATTGAAAAAGAGGGAAAAATTACTATTCCTTCCCATTTATTTTCTAATTTTATAAGCTTGCTTCCAAATAAAAAAATAAATCTTGAAGTAAAAAATAATACTTTATTTATTGAGTGTGAAAATTATAAAACTCAAATAAAAGGTCTCAGCGCTGATGAATTTCCAATTATCCCCAAAATTAGTAAAGAAGAATCTATTTCTATTGAAAGTTTCCCTCTCTGCCAAAGTTTAAACCAAGTTACAGATATAGTTCTTCCCTCTACCACTAGGCCAGAGATCTCAGGTGTCTATTTTTCTTTTCAAAAAAATTTAATAACAATAGCAGCCACCGATAGTTTTAGATTAGGCGAGAAGAAAATATTTTTAAAAAATAATTCTTCCTTAAAAAAAGAATATTCCTTAATTCTTCCCCAAAAAACAGCAAAAGAAATTGTTAATGTTTTTGGGGAAAAGAAGGGAGAATTAAAAATGTATTTTTCACCTAACCAAGTTATGTTTGAATATCTTATGCCAGAAACCCCGCATCCTCAAATTCAATTAGTCTCCAGATTAATAGAGGGAGAATACCCGAATTATCAGGAGATTATCCCTAAAAAACACACAACCCAGTTAAGATTAGATAAAAATGAATTTTTGAATCAAATAAAAACAGCCAGTTTATTTAGCGGAAAAATAAACGAAGTAAAGATTAAAGTAGAGCCGAAAGAAAAGAAAATAGAAATCTTTAGCCAAAGCCCAGAAATTGGAGAATACCAATCTTCGGTTCCTGGAAAAATAAAAGGAGAACCCGTAAAGATTTCTTTTAATCACCGTTTCTTATTAGACGGGCTTTTAAATATAAAGAGTTCAGAGATTCTCTTTGAATTTAACGGTGACTCTGGCCCCGGAGTTCTCAAACCGGTCGGTGACGAAACCTATATCTACGTGGTAATGCCGATTAAAACAACATAA
- a CDS encoding KH domain-containing protein has product MINQNNLQEIEKIIQEFFEKTSFEVEAEVLSPEEKTVPVRIRTEEPKILIGQNGQTLAEIQHLLKAMLRRRISEQFYLDIDINDYKKKKIEYLKETAGFLADEVALSKKEKMLAPMPAYERRIIHLELAERKDIATESIGQEPERKVVIRPYP; this is encoded by the coding sequence ATGATTAACCAAAATAACTTACAAGAAATAGAAAAAATAATTCAGGAATTTTTTGAAAAAACAAGCTTTGAAGTAGAAGCTGAGGTTTTGTCTCCTGAAGAAAAGACAGTTCCGGTAAGAATAAGAACCGAGGAGCCGAAGATTTTAATTGGTCAAAATGGCCAAACTTTAGCTGAAATTCAGCACCTTTTAAAAGCGATGTTAAGGCGCAGAATTTCAGAACAGTTTTATCTTGATATTGATATTAATGATTACAAAAAGAAAAAAATTGAGTATTTAAAAGAAACAGCTGGTTTTTTGGCTGATGAAGTTGCCTTAAGTAAAAAAGAAAAAATGCTGGCGCCAATGCCAGCTTACGAAAGAAGAATTATTCATTTAGAATTGGCGGAGAGGAAAGATATTGCCACCGAAAGCATTGGCCAGGAACCTGAGAGAAAAGTAGTAATCCGGCCTTATCCATAA
- the yidD gene encoding membrane protein insertion efficiency factor YidD — protein MKKILKNTVLKIIRFYQVFISPSLGNNCRFSPNCSQYCYLVIEKYGVGRGLWRGLKRILRCHPWNEGGEDLP, from the coding sequence ATGAAGAAAATATTAAAAAACACAGTTTTAAAAATTATTAGATTTTATCAGGTTTTTATTTCACCTAGTTTAGGAAATAATTGTCGGTTTTCCCCAAATTGTTCACAATATTGTTATTTAGTAATTGAAAAATATGGCGTTGGAAGGGGACTATGGCGGGGATTAAAAAGAATATTAAGGTGTCATCCGTGGAATGAAGGGGGAGAGGATTTGCCGTAG
- a CDS encoding membrane protein insertase YidC, producing MEILIQAFNTILYQPLLNVLVLLYEYLPGHDFGVAVIVLTILIKLLFYPLGIKAIKSQKALSGLQPKVKEIQEKYKDNKGQQTREIMALYKKEKINPFSGCLPVLIQLPVLLALYRVFWHGLQPEQMVLLYNFVPLPGTIAPTFLGIVNLAQPNIIMAFLAGIFQFLQTKLSIPKIKSNKTSGFSGQMQKQMQYFMPAFMVLILFRLPSAIGLYWLTTTLFTIVQQYVIFRKKND from the coding sequence ATGGAGATATTAATTCAAGCATTTAATACAATTCTATACCAGCCATTATTGAATGTTTTGGTTTTATTATATGAATATTTGCCTGGGCATGATTTTGGGGTGGCGGTAATTGTTTTGACAATTTTAATTAAACTTTTATTTTATCCGTTAGGAATAAAAGCAATTAAATCACAGAAAGCTCTTTCTGGACTTCAACCAAAAGTAAAAGAGATTCAGGAAAAGTATAAAGATAATAAGGGGCAGCAGACCAGAGAAATAATGGCACTTTACAAAAAAGAAAAAATAAATCCTTTTTCTGGCTGTTTGCCCGTTTTGATTCAGCTCCCAGTTTTACTCGCTCTTTACCGGGTATTTTGGCACGGTTTACAACCTGAACAAATGGTTCTTCTTTATAATTTTGTCCCTCTTCCTGGGACAATTGCCCCAACTTTTTTGGGGATTGTAAATCTTGCTCAACCTAATATAATAATGGCATTCTTAGCTGGGATTTTTCAGTTCCTTCAAACGAAACTCAGCATCCCTAAAATTAAATCAAACAAAACTTCTGGTTTTTCCGGGCAAATGCAGAAACAGATGCAATATTTTATGCCTGCCTTTATGGTTTTAATTCTTTTCCGACTTCCCTCAGCTATTGGTCTTTATTGGCTAACAACTACCCTCTTTACAATTGTTCAACAATATGTTATTTTTAGGAAGAAAAATGATTAA